The region CGTCCCGAATTCCACTTCACCGCGGATGCCGGCTGGATCAACGATCCGCACGGCATCCGCCACCACGGCGGTCGCTACCAGGTGTTCTTCCAGCAGGTCCCCGGACGCACCGACTGGGCTCGCGACGTGCACTGGGGGCACGCAGTCGGCGACGACCTGCTGTCGCTGCGGCAGCTGCCGATCGCGATCTCTCCGGGCGAGGGCGACGGCGGCATCTGGACAGGATCCCTCGTCGTCGACGACGCCGGCGACGCGCGGATCTTCTACACGTCGACCGACCTGCCGACGCTCGATCACGGACGCATCCGCACGGCCACGCCCCGCGACGACGACTGGATCGCCTGGCGCAAGGGCGACGTCGTCGCCGAGACGCCGGCCGGGATGAGCGTGTTCCGCGACCCATGGGTGTTCCGCGACGGCAGCGGGTGGAGCATGGTGGTGGGCGGCCGCCACGACGACGGTGCGGCCGCCATCGTCTCGTACCGGTCGGACGATCTGCACACGTGGTCGTACGGCGGCCTCGCGCTGCGACCCGCCGAAGACCCCGACACCGCGCTCGCGCGGAACACGCTGTGGGAGTGTCCCCAGCTGTTCGAGATCGACGGCCGGCACGTGCTCGTGCTCTCGGTGGAGGACCCTGGCGAGCCGCGCTATGTCGGCTACGCCGTCGGACGCTGGAGCGACGGGCGATTCGACGCCGAGGCGTGGGGGCGACTGAGCTTCAGTCGCAGCCCCTATGCGCCGACCTTCTTCCCTGACGCCGTCGGACGGCCGTCACTCGTGTTCTGGCTCTCCGAGACCGCGGGCGAGGACTGGGCCGGGACGCTCAGCATCCCCTACCTGCTCTCGCTCGACGGCGACGCTCTCACCCTCGAACCGCACCCCGATCTGCTGCGTCATCGGCGCCCGCAGTCGGGCCCGGCTGTCGATGCGCCCGCCGTCGACATCGAGTGGTCGCCGAGCGAGGGCGACGCCCTCACGATCGACGGCACCGCGGGCGCGCTCGTCGCGCTGCGGATCGACGGCGACGAGGTGCAGGTGGAGACTGCCGTGCAGACATCGCGGATGCCGCTCGCCGGCGTCGTCCGGATCATCATCGACGGGCCCGTGCTCGAGGTCACCACCGGGCTCGGCGTGTTCGGCGCGCTCGTCGCACCCGGTTCGCGGCTCACGGTCGGCGGCGACCTGGACGGAGCCCGCATCCACCCCCTCGTGCGCGCATGACCGCCGCGGCCTCGTCAGCGCCGGTCGAGATCGACGGTTCCCGCCCGGTGCGGTCGGTGTTCCGCCTCCTCGGCCGCTACCGTCGCCGGGTCGTCACGTCGGCCATGATCTTCCCGATCAAGGACTCCCCGCGCTGGCTCATGCCGGTGGTGACCGCCCAGGTCATCGACCTCGTCGTGGCGGGCGGCCCGCTCGATGAGCTTGCGCTGTGGGCGGGCATCGCCTTTCTCGCCCTCGCGCAGAACTACCCGACGCACGTGCTGTGGACCCGGCTGTTCATGGGTGCCGTCCGCCAGAGCGGGGCCGACCTGCGCAACGCCCTCACCGCGCGGCTGCAGACCCTGTCGATCGGCTTCCATCGGCGCGTGTCGAGCTCGATCGTGCAGACCAAGGTCGTCCGCGACGTCGAGAACATCGAGCTGATGCTCCAGCAGGTGACTCACTCGGTGCTGGCTGAGTCGATGGTGATCATCGGCGCGATCGTGGTCACGGCGATAACGATGCCCTACTTCCTGCCGGTGTACGCCCTCACGATCCCCATCGCCGTGGCGATGCGGTCGCTCCTGGCGGCGCGGTCGCGGCGCCGCAACGAAGCCTTCCGCCGCGACGTCGAGGTGTTCTCGAGCCGCGTCGGTGAGATGGCGACGCTCATGCCCATCACCCGTGCGCACGGGCTCGAAGCCACCGCCCGCGCCCGTGTCGCGGAGGGAGCGGACGAGGTGGCTACCTCGGGCTACGCGCTCGACATGCTCAACGGCCGGTTCCAGTCGCTGTCGTGGATCGTGCTGCAACTGCTGTCGGTGGGCTGCCTGGTCACCGCGGCCGCGGTGGCGATCATCAACCCCGGCTCGATCACGGCCGGTGAGGTGGTGCAGCTGTCGTCGTACTTCGGGCTGATCACCGGGGGGCTCACCCAGGTGCTCATGCTCTGGCCGATCGCGGCAAAGGGCATCGAGTCGGTGCGCTCGATCGGCGAGGTGCTCGCCGACCCCGACCTGGAGGAGAACGAGGGCAAGCGCGTCGTCACGGAGGTCACCGGCGCCCTGCGCTTCGAGGCGGTCACCTTCCGCTACGACGACGATCGCGAACCTGCCCTTCGAGACATCGACCTCGCCATCGCGGCCGGCGAGACGGTGGCGTTCGTCGGGTCGTCGGGGTCGGGCAAGTCGACGCTGCTGAACCTCGCGCTCGGCTTCCTCCGTCCGACCCGTGGCCGACTGCTCATCGACGGGATGGATGCCGCGGCACTCGACCTGCGCACGTTCCGTCGTCACGTGTCGGTGGTGCCGCAGGAGTCGGTGCTCTTCGAGGGATCGATCCGCGACAACGTGGCCTACGGGCTCGGCGAGGTGTCGGACGAGCGGGTGCGGCGCGCTCTCGAAGACGCCAACGCGGCGGAGATCGTCGACGCGCTGCCGGAGGGATGGCACACCGTCGCCGGAGAGCGCGGCGCACGTCTGTCGGGCGGGCAGCGCCAGCGCATCGCCATCGCGCGCGCCCTCGTGCGAGACCCCGAGGTGCTGCTCCTCGATGAGGCGACGTCGGCGCTCGACCCCGAGTCCGAGGGGCTCGTGCGCGATGCGCTCGCCCGCCTGATGCGCGGGCGCACGACGCTCGTGGTGGCGCACCGGCTGTCGACGATCCGCGGCGCCGACCGCATCGTCGTCATGGAGCACGGGCGCATCGTCGAGGTGGGAAGCCATGCCGAGCTCATGGCGCGCGGCGGACGCTACAGCAGGCTCGAGCGCGCCCAGCAGGCGCCGGAGTAGGCGGCCTGTTCAGGCCACCGGGCGTTACCAGATGACGCCGCCGCCGATCGAGATTCCGCCCCACGTGAGGGCGATGAAGATCGCCGCGAAGACGACAGGTGCGATGCCCTTGCCACCGCGGGCCAGACCCTTGAACAGTCCGATGACCGCGAGCACCGCGGCGATGACCGAGAGGCCTCCGCCCACGATCAGCCCGATGAACAACGGGATCGGCATGAGGACGAGGCCGGCCAGGGCGACCCAGAAGGCGGCCCAGGCGACGGGGTTCGAGGGACGCTGAACGGCATTCGACATGGGTCGATCCTCTCAGATGCCGCGGTCGGCGCTCTCCATCACGTGCTCCACCGGGTGCAGCCAGGTGCGGTCGCGCGGGTCGGGTGTCGGAGCTGCGGCGAGCAGCCGCGCGGTGTACTCCTCCTTCGGCGCGTCGAACACCTCCGCGGTTCCGCCCTGTTCGACGATCCGTCCGTGCTGCATGATCGCGACCCGATCGGAGACATGGCGCACGACCGCCAGGTCGTGCGAGACGAACAGATACGACAACCCCAGCTCGTCCTGCAGCCGCGCGATGAGGTCGAGGACCTGTGCTCGCACCGACACGTCCAGTGCCGAGACGGGCTCGTCGAGGACCACGAGGTCCGGGCGTCTGATGAGCGCTCGGGCGATGACCACGCGCTGGCGCTGCCCGCCGGAGAGCGCCGCGGGGCGGCGCCCGGCGAGCCCCCCGATCCCCACCAGATCGAGCATCCGGATGACCTCATCGCGCCGGTACTCTCCCGCGATCACCAGGGGTTCGGCGACGCTGTCGTGCACGGTCATCCGAGGATCCAGCGCGGTGTACGGATCCTGGAAGACCATCTGCACGCGCCGGCTGAGTTCCTGACGGCCGAATCGATTGGGGCGGGTGATGTCCAGACCATCCAGCAGCACTCGTCCCGCACGAACCGGGGTGAGACCGAAGATGCTGCGCGACACGGTCGTCTTGCCGCTGCCGGACTCCCCGACGACAGCCAGGGTCTCACCGCGCGCGATCGTGAGGCTGACCCCGTCGACGGCCCGCACGACTCTGCGGCCGGGGCCGAAGCCCGACCGATACTCGACACGCAGATCGCGGATGGAGAGAAGCGGATCAGCCAATGGGGGCTCCTTGTGCGACGAGGTGGCCGGGACTGATCTCCACCAGGGGACCGGATGCGCCCCGCGGAGGCATGGTGAGGGACGCGGTGCCCCGGGGAACACGGCCCACCTCGGCGGCGGCGAGGAGTGCGCGGGTGTACGGATGTGCGGGGCGGTCGTATACGTCGAGGACGTCGCCGCACTCGAGCAGCCGGCCGTCGCGCATGACGGCGATGCGGTCGGCCACACCGCCACTGAGCCCGAGGTCGTGGGTGATGAGGATCATTCCCGCTCCCGTCTTCGAACGAGCGTCGGCGAGCACGCGCATCACCTGTGCCTGCACGGTCACGTCGAGTGCCGTCGTCGGTTCGTCGGCGATGAGCAGAGCCGGGTCGTTCGCCACCGCCATCGCGATCATCGCGCGCTGCCTCATCCCACCCGACCACTGGTGAGGGTACGCGCGAGCCATCTCCGCCGGACGCCGGATCCCGACGTTCTCGAACAGGTCGACGGCGAGGGCCCGGGCACCGCGCCGGGAGAGCCCGGGACGGTGCTGC is a window of Microbacterium terrae DNA encoding:
- a CDS encoding glycoside hydrolase family 32 protein, with the protein product MSAVRPEFHFTADAGWINDPHGIRHHGGRYQVFFQQVPGRTDWARDVHWGHAVGDDLLSLRQLPIAISPGEGDGGIWTGSLVVDDAGDARIFYTSTDLPTLDHGRIRTATPRDDDWIAWRKGDVVAETPAGMSVFRDPWVFRDGSGWSMVVGGRHDDGAAAIVSYRSDDLHTWSYGGLALRPAEDPDTALARNTLWECPQLFEIDGRHVLVLSVEDPGEPRYVGYAVGRWSDGRFDAEAWGRLSFSRSPYAPTFFPDAVGRPSLVFWLSETAGEDWAGTLSIPYLLSLDGDALTLEPHPDLLRHRRPQSGPAVDAPAVDIEWSPSEGDALTIDGTAGALVALRIDGDEVQVETAVQTSRMPLAGVVRIIIDGPVLEVTTGLGVFGALVAPGSRLTVGGDLDGARIHPLVRA
- a CDS encoding ABC transporter ATP-binding protein: MTAAASSAPVEIDGSRPVRSVFRLLGRYRRRVVTSAMIFPIKDSPRWLMPVVTAQVIDLVVAGGPLDELALWAGIAFLALAQNYPTHVLWTRLFMGAVRQSGADLRNALTARLQTLSIGFHRRVSSSIVQTKVVRDVENIELMLQQVTHSVLAESMVIIGAIVVTAITMPYFLPVYALTIPIAVAMRSLLAARSRRRNEAFRRDVEVFSSRVGEMATLMPITRAHGLEATARARVAEGADEVATSGYALDMLNGRFQSLSWIVLQLLSVGCLVTAAAVAIINPGSITAGEVVQLSSYFGLITGGLTQVLMLWPIAAKGIESVRSIGEVLADPDLEENEGKRVVTEVTGALRFEAVTFRYDDDREPALRDIDLAIAAGETVAFVGSSGSGKSTLLNLALGFLRPTRGRLLIDGMDAAALDLRTFRRHVSVVPQESVLFEGSIRDNVAYGLGEVSDERVRRALEDANAAEIVDALPEGWHTVAGERGARLSGGQRQRIAIARALVRDPEVLLLDEATSALDPESEGLVRDALARLMRGRTTLVVAHRLSTIRGADRIVVMEHGRIVEVGSHAELMARGGRYSRLERAQQAPE
- a CDS encoding ATP-binding cassette domain-containing protein produces the protein MADPLLSIRDLRVEYRSGFGPGRRVVRAVDGVSLTIARGETLAVVGESGSGKTTVSRSIFGLTPVRAGRVLLDGLDITRPNRFGRQELSRRVQMVFQDPYTALDPRMTVHDSVAEPLVIAGEYRRDEVIRMLDLVGIGGLAGRRPAALSGGQRQRVVIARALIRRPDLVVLDEPVSALDVSVRAQVLDLIARLQDELGLSYLFVSHDLAVVRHVSDRVAIMQHGRIVEQGGTAEVFDAPKEEYTARLLAAAPTPDPRDRTWLHPVEHVMESADRGI
- a CDS encoding ATP-binding cassette domain-containing protein; the protein is MSTPLLEIDRLVLRATEPDGTERDLVHGLSLTVEEGEVLGLVGESGSGKTLTMLAAIGLLPPSVRIASGDIRLRGESLREATDAQLRSLRGRSVSMIFQDPLTALNPLRRVGTQLASSLRQHRPGLSRRGARALAVDLFENVGIRRPAEMARAYPHQWSGGMRQRAMIAMAVANDPALLIADEPTTALDVTVQAQVMRVLADARSKTGAGMILITHDLGLSGGVADRIAVMRDGRLLECGDVLDVYDRPAHPYTRALLAAAEVGRVPRGTASLTMPPRGASGPLVEISPGHLVAQGAPIG